A window of the bacterium genome harbors these coding sequences:
- a CDS encoding class I SAM-dependent methyltransferase has translation MNLSNICRVCASSNTQTVFKNYPGYVEGSVFNIFKCNDCDCHFVLIEESTKRIYDIIYSSINSAGYDRYYLYAALVKVVDDPLKFLACLESTYYPVYNYLKNKSKLNILEVGCSYGYLSYAIKKRQFHIKAIDIASTPIKFARENFGDFFYNADIKEYAKRYNEKFDLIIATEVIEHLENPFEFLKDCKKILNQDGKILLTTPNKDYSKSDSIWQTDLPPVHLIWFSKRGIHALAEKLGFKVSFEDFSKHYPKFDNKLYKYFSNLKEELQKPALTKSGFPIIKLESRLKKLSLFVFNRLPFIRFPSNLIYNTMNGDENTLGILLE, from the coding sequence ATGAATCTGTCAAATATTTGCAGAGTATGTGCAAGTAGCAATACACAAACTGTTTTCAAGAATTATCCTGGTTATGTAGAAGGAAGTGTTTTTAATATTTTCAAATGCAATGATTGTGACTGTCATTTTGTACTAATAGAAGAATCGACAAAAAGAATATATGATATTATTTATTCGTCAATAAATTCAGCTGGTTATGATAGATATTATCTTTATGCGGCTTTGGTAAAAGTTGTAGATGATCCATTAAAATTTTTAGCTTGCCTTGAATCAACATACTACCCAGTTTATAACTATCTAAAGAATAAAAGCAAGTTAAATATACTTGAAGTAGGATGTAGTTATGGATATTTAAGCTATGCTATTAAAAAAAGACAATTTCATATAAAAGCTATTGATATTGCTTCTACTCCAATAAAATTTGCCAGAGAAAATTTTGGAGATTTTTTTTACAATGCTGATATAAAAGAATATGCAAAACGATACAATGAGAAGTTTGATTTAATTATTGCGACAGAAGTGATAGAGCATCTTGAAAATCCGTTCGAATTTTTAAAAGATTGCAAAAAAATATTAAACCAGGATGGTAAAATTCTTCTTACAACACCAAATAAAGATTACTCAAAGTCTGATTCTATTTGGCAGACTGATCTGCCACCGGTTCACTTAATCTGGTTCAGTAAGAGAGGAATTCACGCTCTTGCAGAAAAACTTGGGTTCAAAGTATCTTTTGAAGATTTTTCAAAGCATTACCCTAAATTTGATAACAAACTATACAAATATTTTAGTAATCTTAAAGAAGAATTACAAAAACCGGCTCTGACAAAGAGTGGATTCCCTATAATCAAATTAGAGTCACGTTTAAAGAAACTTTCTCTATTTGTATTTAATAGGCTACCCTTCATTCGCTTTCCGTCAAATCTCATTTATAACACAATGAATGGTGATGAAAATACTCTGGGGATATTGCTAGAATAA
- a CDS encoding flippase translates to MYGGKTIAKNSIYNLIGYSVPIITALIFIPILINGLGEEKFGLLNLAWMIIGYFSFFDFGIGKALTKITAEKIGSNQNDQIPVIFWTSLLSMLIVSVMVAICLIFFVPSITELFNISDAVKPEALDTFYILVVAIPIVSTTAGLRGVLEAYLQFGIINVIRILLGIFTFLGPVACLLFTNSLFWMVVVLIIVRIILWLWYLLLCTKINPEIKIQIKINFNIIRPVIKFSAWTSLVNVIGPIILYSDRFLIGVLISASAITYYAVSYETVSKLLLISSALVSVLFPIFSSSYINNPEESKKIFLRGIKFIFLILYPFIVIIVTFAYNGIELWLGKNYADNSSTILQFLSIGILFNSLSSIPNNFFQGTGNPKIPALIALVEFPFYITALWFAINYWGIVGASITYMVAAATDAVIMYSVAKKNFKITFGSKFYLLVFFLMIIILFIPFFINSLQYKIIFALIILSSFIILGWKYFLTEDERLFFKSRFKNV, encoded by the coding sequence ATGTATGGTGGAAAAACTATAGCAAAAAATTCCATATATAATTTAATAGGTTACAGCGTTCCAATAATTACTGCTTTAATATTTATCCCTATACTAATAAATGGATTAGGCGAAGAAAAATTTGGTTTGTTAAATTTAGCCTGGATGATAATAGGCTACTTTAGCTTTTTTGATTTCGGTATTGGTAAGGCTCTAACTAAAATTACAGCTGAGAAAATCGGTTCAAATCAAAATGATCAAATTCCAGTGATTTTCTGGACATCTTTGCTATCGATGTTGATTGTTAGTGTGATGGTAGCAATTTGTTTAATCTTTTTTGTTCCCTCCATTACAGAGCTTTTCAATATAAGTGATGCTGTCAAACCTGAAGCACTTGATACATTTTATATTTTAGTTGTTGCGATTCCAATTGTATCAACTACAGCTGGTCTTCGAGGGGTTTTAGAAGCTTATCTTCAATTCGGGATAATTAATGTAATTAGAATTCTACTAGGCATTTTTACTTTCCTAGGCCCTGTCGCCTGTTTATTATTTACAAATAGTCTATTCTGGATGGTAGTAGTCCTGATTATAGTTAGAATAATTCTTTGGCTTTGGTACCTATTACTTTGCACAAAAATCAACCCTGAAATAAAAATTCAAATCAAAATAAACTTCAATATAATCCGCCCGGTAATTAAATTCAGTGCTTGGACCAGTTTGGTGAATGTTATCGGTCCTATAATTCTGTATTCAGATAGATTTCTCATAGGTGTTTTAATTTCTGCTTCAGCGATTACCTACTATGCTGTCTCGTATGAAACCGTCTCAAAATTGTTATTAATTTCAAGTGCATTAGTAAGTGTTTTATTCCCGATTTTTTCATCGAGCTATATAAATAACCCGGAAGAGTCAAAAAAAATATTTTTAAGAGGAATTAAGTTTATTTTTTTAATACTATATCCTTTCATAGTAATAATAGTTACATTTGCTTATAATGGAATAGAACTGTGGTTGGGTAAAAATTATGCGGACAATAGTTCTACGATTCTGCAATTTTTAAGTATTGGTATACTTTTTAATAGTCTTTCTTCAATCCCAAATAATTTTTTCCAGGGTACTGGAAACCCGAAAATTCCCGCATTAATAGCTCTAGTAGAATTTCCTTTTTATATAACCGCACTATGGTTTGCGATTAACTATTGGGGGATTGTTGGCGCATCGATCACTTATATGGTTGCAGCTGCAACGGATGCTGTGATAATGTATTCCGTTGCAAAAAAGAATTTCAAAATAACATTTGGGTCAAAGTTTTATCTTTTGGTCTTTTTTCTAATGATAATAATCTTATTTATACCATTCTTCATTAATTCTCTACAATATAAGATTATTTTTGCTCTTATAATTCTCTCGTCATTTATCATACTGGGTTGGAAATATTTTCTTACCGAGGATGAAAGACTTTTCTTTAAATCAAGGTTTAAAAATGTTTAA
- a CDS encoding glycosyltransferase family 2 protein — protein sequence MVRIAAVVILFNPDKNILDNINSYINQVEKVIIVDNSEFSNEGFLTNASFKNFEYIFNNSNIGVAGALNIGAQKAIDQGFDFLLTMDQDSKADDGMVNELLNLIQSSDRIGIVSAEHFDKDIQYQPKPENLYNKNVLSTITSGNLLCLNAYKNVGGFLNQLFIDHVDHEYCLRLNKNNYKVIKTNKVLVFHKLGNSSRKKFFRWIFYPSNHSPLRLYYRTRNRLFVDNLYRKSFPEYIKRDRRNFIRELFEIIAFERNVWVKIRMILLGYIDYKKNHFGKYLNADH from the coding sequence ATGGTAAGGATAGCAGCAGTAGTAATTTTGTTTAATCCGGATAAAAATATTCTGGATAATATTAATTCATACATTAACCAGGTTGAAAAAGTTATTATTGTTGACAATTCTGAATTTTCAAACGAAGGTTTTCTAACAAATGCTTCTTTTAAAAACTTTGAATATATTTTTAATAATTCTAATATAGGTGTTGCTGGTGCATTAAATATAGGTGCCCAAAAGGCTATAGATCAAGGTTTTGATTTCTTATTAACGATGGATCAGGATAGCAAGGCAGATGATGGAATGGTTAATGAACTTTTAAATTTAATTCAGTCTTCAGATAGGATAGGGATTGTTTCTGCTGAACATTTTGATAAAGATATTCAGTATCAGCCTAAGCCAGAGAATTTATATAATAAAAATGTGCTCTCAACTATTACCAGTGGAAATCTTCTTTGTCTGAATGCGTATAAAAATGTAGGCGGTTTTCTGAATCAATTATTTATTGATCATGTAGATCATGAGTATTGTTTGAGGCTGAATAAAAACAATTATAAAGTTATTAAAACCAACAAAGTTTTAGTATTTCACAAACTAGGTAATTCAAGTCGGAAAAAATTTTTTCGGTGGATATTCTATCCCAGTAATCATTCTCCCTTGAGATTATATTACCGCACCCGCAACCGTCTTTTTGTGGATAACTTATACAGAAAATCATTTCCCGAATATATAAAAAGAGACAGGAGAAATTTTATAAGAGAGTTATTTGAGATTATTGCTTTTGAAAGGAATGTTTGGGTAAAGATCAGGATGATTTTACTGGGTTATATTGATTATAAAAAAAACCATTTTGGAAAATATTTGAATGCAGATCATTAA